A genomic region of Nostoc sp. UHCC 0702 contains the following coding sequences:
- a CDS encoding DUF5615 family PIN-like protein, translating into MARFYADEQFPFPVVQLLRTLGHDVLTVQEAGNAYQAISDEEVLAFAISQERSILTINRDDFIRLHRRNSNHFGIIVCTNNRNWEQFAARIDETVTAEETLQGKLIPVVRPTN; encoded by the coding sequence ATGGCACGCTTTTACGCAGATGAGCAGTTTCCGTTTCCAGTTGTGCAATTATTACGTACTTTGGGGCATGATGTTTTAACAGTTCAGGAAGCAGGCAATGCATATCAAGCTATATCTGATGAGGAAGTGTTAGCATTTGCCATCAGCCAAGAACGCTCAATATTAACTATCAATCGAGATGATTTCATCCGCTTACATCGTCGTAACTCTAACCACTTCGGTATTATTGTTTGCACTAACAATCGCAACTGGGAACAGTTCGCAGCACGGATAGATGAGACTGTCACAGCAGAAGAAACTTTACAAGGAAAACTAATTCCTGTAGTACGCCCTACCAATTGA
- a CDS encoding DUF433 domain-containing protein, with protein sequence MTFKDLEQQLLALSPSEKVQVIQLLAQSLGSNWQGIEKNPRVCGGEARIANTRIPVWVLVEARSIGYSDADILISYPTITATDLANAWAYAKVHPDEIELAIARNQVA encoded by the coding sequence GTGACATTCAAAGACTTAGAGCAACAACTTCTTGCCCTCAGCCCTAGCGAAAAAGTGCAGGTTATTCAGTTACTGGCTCAAAGTCTAGGTAGCAATTGGCAAGGAATTGAAAAAAACCCTAGAGTTTGTGGTGGAGAAGCCCGCATAGCAAATACTCGTATTCCAGTGTGGGTACTTGTGGAAGCTCGTAGTATTGGATACAGCGATGCTGACATTCTGATCAGCTATCCAACTATTACTGCTACTGACTTAGCTAATGCTTGGGCATATGCAAAAGTTCACCCTGATGAAATCGAACTTGCGATCGCTCGTAATCAGGTAGCCTAG
- a CDS encoding Uma2 family endonuclease, giving the protein MAIASQPQLTLNEFLKLPETQPASDFINGEIIQKPMPQGEHGLIQTTLCEVINGTARNQKIAIAISELRCTFGGASIVPDVAVFRWHRIPKTPSGRIANRFEIHPDWAIEILSPDQKLKQVLTKLLHCSRNGTELGWLINPEDESVLGVFPNQRVELYEGADKLPILEGINLELTVEQVFNWLSLT; this is encoded by the coding sequence ATGGCGATCGCTAGTCAACCCCAACTAACTTTAAACGAGTTCCTGAAACTGCCGGAAACTCAGCCAGCATCAGATTTTATCAATGGGGAAATCATTCAAAAACCAATGCCTCAAGGTGAACACGGTCTGATTCAGACAACTCTGTGTGAAGTTATTAATGGCACAGCGAGAAATCAGAAAATTGCTATAGCTATTTCAGAACTACGTTGTACTTTTGGCGGTGCTTCTATCGTCCCTGATGTGGCTGTGTTTCGCTGGCATAGAATACCTAAAACTCCATCCGGCAGAATTGCCAATCGCTTTGAAATTCATCCCGACTGGGCAATTGAGATTCTTTCCCCAGACCAAAAGTTAAAACAAGTATTGACTAAATTATTGCATTGTTCGCGCAATGGAACAGAATTAGGCTGGTTAATTAACCCAGAAGATGAAAGCGTGTTGGGGGTATTTCCTAACCAGCGAGTGGAATTATACGAAGGTGCAGATAAATTACCCATACTTGAGGGTATCAATTTGGAACTAACGGTAGAACAAGTTTTTAATTGGCTGAGTTTGACATAA